TCCTACGTTTAAGGTGATGGTCATTATTCGCTTGGTAGGAACTCGTGCAACATAAATGATATCTGTTCCGTCAAGAACGGCAATTGAGCTTGATTCGCCTGTCTGCTCTACGAATTCCCGCATAAAAGGATGTGCAATATTCCATATATTTTGTGTTGACAGATAGGCATATCCCAATGTTAGCGTATGGGCGGTTAGTGAAAATACTCCGTTTCTGGACTCTGCAAATCCGAGATGTTCCAAAGTAAGAAGAATCCGTCGTGCAGTTGGTCTGCTGTACCCGGTTATTTTGGCAGTTTCACTGATTGTGAGTGTTGGGGTTTCTTCTGAAAAAGCCTTAATGACGTTCAAACCTTTTTCCAAAGACTGGATATAATCTTGGGATTTTTTAAAATTGTTAGACTCTTCCATTGACAAGGTCATTACCTCCTATGATATAATTCGTACGTAATATAAATAATTGTACGTATATCGTACAATACATTGAAAAGGTTTTCAAGGATAAATTTTAACTGCATACATAGAGAAAGGGGGACGGAGAGTGATTAAATCAGTTGCGGTAGTTGGTGCAGGTACAATGGGCAGAAGTATCGCACAATATTTTTTACAAAGCAATGTAAACGTTTTATTAGTTGATGAAAATGAAGATGTTATAAAAGATGCTGCCGGATC
The genomic region above belongs to Virgibacillus doumboii and contains:
- a CDS encoding IclR family transcriptional regulator domain-containing protein, which codes for MEESNNFKKSQDYIQSLEKGLNVIKAFSEETPTLTISETAKITGYSRPTARRILLTLEHLGFAESRNGVFSLTAHTLTLGYAYLSTQNIWNIAHPFMREFVEQTGESSSIAVLDGTDIIYVARVPTKRIMTITLNVGSRLPAYATSMGHVLLANLSKVEFDRYLEDAAFDKYTDNTLTTKEELTEELEKVRKRGWAGVEQQLEEGLRSIAVPIKNAEGKAFAAINCSAHAGRIGKETLTEDYLPLLQKAADKISKGLAGFSRF